A region of Hyalangium minutum DNA encodes the following proteins:
- a CDS encoding serine/threonine-protein kinase, producing the protein MREKYEQELRVAQMRGVLSQEEAEALITEGLLQGCHPLELLVARGILSEETLDEIRAAAYGTGAPLHAGLKQGETLSFRRPPAEPPARVEEPLTPGSPTRTIQPGTPPAVPPAKPPVPADAPVTPGSPTLTVHPTPSQTTPYPQEPAFPVPGWERYQPVRFLGQGGMGRVYLAYDPVLRRNVALKFVRGDDPELQHRFISEAQAQARVEHERVCKVYEVGEVQGQPFIAMQYVEGCSLLDLIRELSLEQKVMVMQQVTEGVHAAHRAGLIHRDIKPTNILVERGEDGRWKPYVMDFGLARDWQREATVTGTVLGTPHYMAPEQARGEVSQLDRRADVYSLGATLYVMLTGKTPIPGTNALEVLTNLATQEARPLREHNKNVPVDLEAIVLKCLEREPSARYDSARALAEDLGRFLNGEPVQARAVGTWYRLRKKARKHWALVSVASVALVLVLLALGKAELTRRDSAERERLSSHFTKVAGDVEARARFIALSRLHDTRAERQELRTRLGEIERAMGESGEVAQGPGHYALGQGWLDLGDPAKAREHLEAAKAAGYEDPQANVALALAMSQLYNEQLLSLGQLASELRKARREELAVQYREPALNLLRESKNAQVNSSEYMKALLAFYEEHYDEALGQLNSLGERMPWFYEAPKLRGDILHVRALMRWSDGQQTEKEKEQVQADLEEARRSYLRAADTAQSAPEVHCGLARVEWAAVSMALYSNGEVAPHIERALQHLSRALQAAPDHAASWVLQATLYRNLAQSSHLQGQAAEKPLRQAIDSAQKALDLNPSNMEARKELGMDWLELATLHQKINQDPREPLQHALKVFKEFETTQSDYYVYHGLGLIFTKQADYAESLGADSLLHRNEAIKAFQKSVELKDNYEAGWVNLATQYYKRATLPKAPSPKEDLEQAWQALQKSRELDRQNFLVRFQAGRVQLAQAQRLRDSGEDERPALTAALDACREGLAINPRMVELHNLKGLAHKEQARAAWERGEDPLPLMDQAQQAFDQARTLAPQRNWAYNNLADLSATRAMYLSSRGQDARPSARAALQLAREAQQRAPTHYAPLIDMGHASQLLAAFALEDGADPRPYLIDALETLQQALERSPDNTETWLYLAEARAVQAQWSARQGRGADKDFEKAHKAYQQAILSTERPLDYRLAFGRFCHTWATWRKQAGLDASVPLEQGLSLVSEVLKARPDWAEALALRASLEGLRPQSQPDAAP; encoded by the coding sequence ATGCGTGAGAAGTATGAGCAAGAATTGCGCGTAGCGCAGATGCGGGGTGTGCTCTCCCAAGAGGAAGCCGAGGCCCTCATCACCGAGGGCCTCCTCCAGGGCTGCCACCCCCTGGAGCTGCTCGTGGCCCGGGGCATCCTCTCCGAGGAGACCCTGGACGAGATTCGAGCCGCGGCCTACGGCACCGGAGCGCCCCTCCACGCGGGCTTGAAGCAGGGAGAGACGCTCTCCTTTCGTCGTCCCCCGGCAGAGCCCCCGGCGCGCGTGGAGGAGCCTCTCACCCCGGGCTCTCCGACTCGCACCATTCAGCCCGGGACCCCACCGGCGGTCCCACCCGCGAAGCCCCCAGTTCCCGCGGACGCGCCCGTGACCCCTGGGTCTCCCACCCTCACGGTCCACCCCACTCCCAGCCAGACGACCCCCTATCCCCAGGAGCCGGCCTTCCCCGTACCGGGCTGGGAGCGCTACCAGCCGGTGCGCTTCCTGGGGCAAGGCGGCATGGGCCGCGTCTACCTCGCGTATGACCCGGTGCTGCGCCGCAACGTGGCCCTGAAGTTCGTGCGCGGGGACGACCCCGAGCTCCAGCACCGCTTCATCTCCGAGGCGCAGGCCCAGGCCCGCGTGGAGCACGAGCGCGTGTGCAAGGTGTACGAGGTCGGCGAGGTGCAGGGCCAGCCCTTCATCGCCATGCAGTACGTGGAGGGCTGCTCGCTGCTGGATCTGATCCGGGAGCTGTCCCTGGAGCAGAAGGTGATGGTGATGCAGCAAGTGACGGAGGGCGTGCACGCCGCCCACCGCGCCGGCCTCATCCACCGGGACATCAAGCCGACCAACATCCTGGTGGAGCGTGGGGAGGACGGGCGGTGGAAGCCCTACGTCATGGACTTCGGCCTGGCGCGCGACTGGCAGCGCGAGGCCACCGTCACCGGCACGGTGCTGGGCACCCCGCACTACATGGCGCCCGAGCAGGCCCGGGGCGAAGTGAGCCAGTTGGACCGGCGCGCGGATGTCTACAGCCTGGGCGCCACGCTGTACGTGATGCTCACGGGCAAGACGCCCATCCCCGGCACCAACGCCTTGGAAGTGCTCACCAACCTGGCCACCCAGGAGGCGCGCCCACTGCGCGAGCACAACAAGAACGTACCGGTGGACCTGGAGGCGATTGTCCTCAAGTGCCTGGAGCGGGAGCCGTCAGCCCGGTACGACTCAGCGCGGGCGCTGGCCGAGGACCTGGGGCGCTTCCTCAACGGCGAGCCGGTGCAGGCGCGCGCCGTGGGCACCTGGTACCGGCTGCGCAAGAAGGCGCGCAAACACTGGGCCCTGGTCTCCGTGGCCTCCGTGGCGCTGGTGCTGGTGCTCCTGGCGCTGGGAAAGGCGGAGCTCACCCGTCGTGACTCAGCTGAACGTGAGCGTCTGTCAAGCCACTTCACCAAGGTGGCGGGAGACGTGGAAGCACGCGCCCGCTTCATCGCGCTCAGCCGCCTGCACGACACCCGCGCCGAGCGCCAGGAGCTGCGCACCCGGCTGGGAGAGATCGAGCGAGCGATGGGCGAGAGCGGCGAAGTGGCTCAAGGGCCCGGGCACTATGCGCTTGGACAGGGATGGCTGGACCTGGGGGATCCCGCCAAGGCCCGCGAGCATCTGGAGGCAGCCAAGGCGGCGGGCTATGAGGATCCGCAGGCCAACGTGGCCTTGGCCCTGGCGATGAGCCAGCTCTACAACGAGCAACTGCTGTCCCTGGGACAGCTCGCTTCCGAGCTACGTAAAGCGCGCCGCGAAGAGCTGGCTGTCCAGTACCGGGAACCCGCGCTCAACTTGTTGCGCGAGAGCAAGAACGCCCAGGTGAACTCCAGCGAGTATATGAAAGCGCTCCTGGCCTTCTACGAGGAGCACTATGACGAGGCGCTCGGCCAGCTGAACTCGCTCGGAGAACGGATGCCCTGGTTCTACGAGGCCCCCAAGCTCCGGGGCGACATCCTCCACGTGCGCGCTCTGATGCGCTGGAGCGATGGACAGCAGACGGAGAAAGAAAAAGAACAGGTCCAAGCGGACCTCGAAGAGGCCCGCCGGTCTTACCTCCGGGCGGCGGACACCGCCCAGAGCGCACCGGAGGTGCACTGCGGGTTGGCCCGGGTCGAATGGGCGGCGGTCTCCATGGCCCTCTACAGCAACGGGGAGGTGGCGCCCCATATCGAGCGCGCGCTCCAGCACCTCTCCCGAGCCCTCCAGGCGGCGCCAGACCACGCTGCGTCCTGGGTCCTGCAGGCCACGCTCTATCGTAACCTCGCCCAGTCCAGCCACTTGCAGGGACAAGCCGCTGAGAAGCCACTGCGCCAGGCGATCGACTCTGCCCAGAAGGCCTTGGACCTCAACCCGTCAAACATGGAGGCGCGCAAGGAGCTGGGCATGGACTGGCTGGAGCTGGCCACGCTCCATCAAAAGATCAACCAGGACCCTCGCGAGCCGCTCCAGCACGCTCTCAAGGTCTTCAAGGAGTTCGAGACCACCCAGAGCGACTATTACGTCTACCATGGACTGGGCCTCATCTTCACAAAGCAGGCCGACTATGCGGAGAGTCTTGGAGCAGACTCGCTGCTCCATCGCAACGAGGCCATCAAAGCCTTCCAGAAATCGGTCGAGCTCAAAGACAACTATGAAGCGGGCTGGGTCAACCTCGCGACTCAGTATTACAAGCGAGCCACCCTCCCCAAAGCTCCCTCCCCCAAAGAAGACCTCGAGCAGGCCTGGCAGGCGCTGCAGAAGAGCCGAGAGCTGGATCGTCAGAACTTCTTGGTCCGCTTCCAAGCGGGCAGGGTCCAGTTGGCCCAGGCGCAGCGCCTGCGTGACTCAGGCGAGGATGAGCGCCCAGCCTTGACCGCGGCCCTCGACGCCTGCCGCGAGGGGCTGGCAATCAACCCTCGCATGGTGGAGTTGCACAACCTGAAGGGCCTGGCGCACAAGGAGCAAGCTCGGGCCGCATGGGAGCGCGGCGAGGACCCGCTGCCACTGATGGATCAGGCACAACAGGCCTTTGACCAGGCACGGACCCTCGCCCCTCAGCGGAACTGGGCCTACAACAACCTGGCGGACCTGTCCGCCACCCGGGCCATGTATCTGAGTTCCCGAGGCCAGGATGCCCGGCCCAGTGCCCGCGCAGCGCTGCAGCTCGCACGCGAGGCCCAGCAGCGCGCGCCCACGCACTACGCGCCGCTGATCGACATGGGGCATGCCTCCCAGCTGCTGGCAGCCTTCGCCTTGGAGGACGGCGCGGATCCGCGCCCGTATCTCATTGACGCCCTGGAGACCCTCCAACAGGCGCTTGAGCGCTCCCCTGACAATACGGAGACGTGGCTCTATCTGGCGGAAGCCCGAGCGGTGCAGGCGCAATGGAGCGCACGGCAAGGGCGAGGGGCTGACAAGGATTTCGAGAAGGCCCACAAGGCCTATCAGCAAGCCATCCTCTCGACGGAACGGCCCCTGGACTACCGCCTGGCCTTTGGCCGCTTCTGCCACACGTGGGCCACCTGGAGAAAACAAGCCGGGCTTGATGCCTCGGTTCCCCTCGAGCAGGGGCTGTCGCTGGTGAGCGAGGTGTTGAAGGCTCGGCCCGATTGGGCCGAGGCGCTCGCGCTGCGCGCCAGCCTCGAGGGGCTGCGTCCCCAGTCACAACCGGACGCAGCACCCTAG
- a CDS encoding sigma 54-dependent Fis family transcriptional regulator has product MRRGGHLVEDISTLTRNPRRSGPGAPGLVPALTLISHPKIQRIGERVLLRELEAGREAAISRTEPLFARPGSVVGLPLADPFLSRKPLRLLPREQGGVRIVAGSSPQVIVEGEPLTGERELETQALVTGVTLELAERVVLLLHWVEPAEKEGGEELGMVGQSAAVRRVRRQVMQVADLDVPVLIRGETGTGKELVARALHQHGLRHKGPFISVNLGALPKELAASELFGAERGAYTGATHSREGFFRAAQGGTLFLDEVAEASPEVQALLLRVLETGEMFPVGARTPVKTQVRLVAATDAHLEEQIQQGQFKAPLLHRLAGFEIRVPPLRERREDLGLLLLHFARQELESLGEVWRLESSEPSAEPWLPAALASRLVRYPWPGNVRQLRNVTRQLVIGSRGLPSLHVDPRLEEELSSLAAVSPTPPSPSSSKALPETRRKPSEVSEEEMMGALRAHGYDLAAASNQLGITRASLYNLMKKSSRVRTAKDLSVEQIRQSYSECNGDLELMSQRLEVSLRALQRRVRELGLVSN; this is encoded by the coding sequence ATGCGAAGGGGAGGGCACTTGGTGGAAGACATCTCCACGCTCACCCGGAACCCGCGCCGCAGTGGCCCCGGGGCGCCGGGACTGGTTCCAGCGTTGACCCTCATCTCCCACCCGAAGATCCAGCGCATCGGTGAGCGGGTGCTGCTGCGCGAGCTCGAGGCGGGCCGGGAGGCCGCCATCTCGCGCACGGAGCCTCTCTTCGCGCGCCCGGGCTCCGTTGTCGGCCTGCCGCTGGCCGACCCCTTCCTGAGCCGCAAGCCGCTGCGCCTCCTTCCGAGAGAGCAAGGGGGCGTGCGCATCGTCGCGGGAAGCAGTCCCCAGGTCATCGTGGAGGGTGAGCCGCTCACGGGAGAGCGTGAGCTGGAGACCCAGGCGCTGGTCACTGGCGTCACGCTGGAGCTGGCCGAACGCGTGGTGCTGCTGCTGCACTGGGTAGAGCCTGCGGAGAAGGAGGGGGGGGAGGAGTTGGGCATGGTGGGCCAGAGCGCGGCGGTGAGGCGGGTTCGCCGGCAGGTGATGCAAGTGGCGGACCTGGACGTGCCTGTGCTCATCCGGGGCGAGACAGGCACCGGCAAGGAGCTGGTGGCCCGGGCGCTTCATCAGCACGGCCTGCGGCACAAGGGGCCCTTCATCAGCGTGAACCTGGGAGCCCTGCCCAAGGAGCTGGCCGCCTCCGAGCTCTTTGGCGCCGAGCGTGGGGCCTACACGGGCGCCACGCACTCCCGCGAGGGCTTCTTCCGCGCGGCCCAGGGCGGCACCCTCTTTCTGGACGAGGTGGCCGAGGCCTCTCCGGAGGTGCAGGCCCTGCTCCTGCGCGTGCTGGAGACTGGGGAGATGTTTCCCGTGGGGGCCCGCACGCCCGTGAAGACGCAGGTGCGTCTGGTGGCCGCGACAGACGCTCACCTGGAGGAGCAGATCCAGCAGGGGCAGTTCAAGGCTCCGCTTCTTCATCGGCTGGCGGGGTTCGAGATCCGGGTTCCTCCTCTGCGCGAGCGCCGTGAGGACTTGGGCCTGCTGCTCTTGCACTTTGCTCGCCAGGAGTTGGAGAGCCTCGGAGAGGTCTGGCGGCTGGAGTCCTCGGAGCCCTCGGCCGAGCCATGGCTGCCAGCGGCGCTGGCCTCGCGGCTGGTGCGCTACCCGTGGCCTGGCAATGTCCGCCAGCTGCGCAACGTGACGCGTCAGCTCGTCATCGGCAGCCGCGGCCTGCCGAGCTTGCATGTGGATCCTCGGCTGGAGGAGGAGCTGTCTTCCTTGGCTGCGGTGTCCCCCACGCCTCCGTCGCCTTCCTCTTCGAAAGCACTGCCCGAGACGCGCCGCAAGCCCTCCGAGGTCTCCGAGGAGGAGATGATGGGGGCACTGCGTGCGCACGGTTATGACCTGGCGGCTGCCTCGAACCAGCTCGGCATCACCCGCGCCTCGCTCTACAACTTGATGAAGAAGAGCTCCCGGGTGCGCACCGCCAAGGACCTGAGCGTCGAGCAGATTCGTCAGAGCTACAGTGAGTGCAACGGCGACCTGGAGCTCATGTCGCAGCGGCTCGAGGTCTCCTTGCGAGCGCTCCAGCGCCGTGTGCGGGAACTGGGGCTGGTCTCGAATTGA
- a CDS encoding OmpW family outer membrane protein gives MRRWRTRVSAVFMLAWALACLMAGPAWAEEATNIDVPETENPYIQAVATLYGQSKYEEAFSKLEKAQDWKSNGPQEQLWLKLMQGVLQVELAPEAALQTFKEALAMDEQAQLPVKKGSRRLRKLFEQARNTAGLPADLALEEEPDEADAPVVTGPPERRMGLSLSVRGEVDVPGLGVTRSISSVVGLGYTKERMGGLVGVLVQPTPGLRAEWQYHPINLGWVRPYAGVGATAFFLEENAEGTNTVFGGVSGRGVLGVDVQWNSRMFVFADVAYERFFTGGERYRSEAVLFSIGVGLFPQHPNPVGAGTNLPR, from the coding sequence GTGCGCCGCTGGCGCACACGCGTCAGCGCCGTGTTCATGCTGGCCTGGGCGTTGGCGTGCCTGATGGCGGGACCTGCTTGGGCGGAGGAGGCCACGAACATCGACGTGCCGGAGACGGAAAACCCATACATCCAGGCGGTAGCCACGCTCTACGGACAGTCCAAGTATGAGGAGGCGTTCTCCAAGCTGGAGAAGGCGCAGGACTGGAAGTCCAACGGGCCGCAGGAGCAACTGTGGCTCAAGCTGATGCAGGGCGTGCTGCAGGTGGAGCTCGCCCCGGAGGCGGCGCTGCAGACATTCAAGGAAGCGCTGGCGATGGATGAGCAGGCGCAGCTGCCGGTGAAGAAGGGCTCGCGGCGCTTGCGCAAGCTCTTCGAGCAGGCGCGCAACACGGCGGGGCTCCCGGCGGACCTGGCGCTGGAGGAGGAACCGGACGAGGCCGACGCGCCCGTGGTGACGGGCCCGCCCGAGCGGCGAATGGGCCTGAGCCTGAGCGTGCGCGGAGAGGTGGATGTGCCAGGACTGGGCGTCACCCGCTCTATCTCTTCCGTGGTGGGGCTTGGGTACACGAAGGAGCGGATGGGAGGATTGGTGGGAGTCCTGGTGCAGCCCACGCCAGGGCTTCGGGCCGAGTGGCAGTACCACCCCATCAACCTCGGCTGGGTGCGGCCCTATGCGGGGGTGGGGGCTACGGCGTTCTTCCTGGAGGAGAATGCGGAGGGAACAAACACCGTCTTCGGTGGAGTCAGCGGTCGCGGGGTTCTCGGGGTGGATGTCCAGTGGAACTCTCGCATGTTTGTCTTTGCCGACGTGGCGTATGAGCGCTTCTTTACCGGGGGCGAGCGGTACCGCTCGGAGGCAGTGCTGTTCTCGATAGGCGTGGGCCTGTTCCCCCAGCATCCCAATCCGGTGGGGGCCGGGACGAACCTCCCCCGCTGA
- a CDS encoding CHAT domain-containing protein, protein MAPSPLELTLHLVSGERTRDADRFLFQARDYLRLREEGTSVRASFPWERALEDLSNLGSSRPSPNAAQRLGELLRAFLAPLGWAQDEQRLRQAVEAGRLVRLTLRLEPAELCVLPWELLTLESTGQALSDLDGLTLCYERPGTQTHPAQPSPPPAGGRILFAWAGDVPAAAHQRALVEVCAQAGYRFDPSRDVLPHVSLASLEQALRDSEEPIGALHLLCHGVPSEPGAYGLAWNSSRMEGEGEVVDAASLRAVLEPHAGHVRMVVLCACRGGDAGLPGNHLGSPARELHRAGLSTVVASRLPLSKVGSVTFTRVLYGELLGHHVSLEQALAEARKALRLEGARMDGASLQLYAHAGDGPDLRPFIFPPYCGLRPFEPGDHRRFFGREALRQTLHQRVEAAAEGRAPALVVMAGASGSGKSSLLRAGLLPELSPERWEVTRVRAGEAGALEVVRSARASPGKHRLLVVDPLDEAFTRLAEGERGELLRALWEASQEPTRGTVVLATLRVDYLGRCAEVRLGEGGPRLDAVLFEGGRLLLVPEMTAEELRDAIERPAWQQGLSLEEGLTERLLQEVERQPGGLPLLAHTLERLWRMREGRWLKHSAYRALGGVAGALAQELDRLFLGLGEEERHQVRRLLVELVDVREGSAPFTCQRVERERVRPMGEQARRAFDTALGRLVEGRVLVLGGGAEEEGEVFIEVAHEALLRHWGPLAEWIREGQERRRRRLELRVAAEAWGDHQGAEHAEDYLLRGRRLEEALEFLLAHPDELDERVFPFINASREREERLAREARRHQERLQDFARLIVADKLRREDPTAALLVLLEVREPEQHLAWTQAALEVLQQPLASAVLRGHRGPVRAAAFNRDGTRVVTASRDGTARVWRADGTGEPTVLEGHSGEVLVAAFSPLGKRVVTASADRTARLWWLEGGPGAPLEGHVGEVVAVAFSPDGERVVTASRDGTARVWRTDGMGVPVVLRGHEQGVVAAAFDGTGARLVTASRDGTARVWHADGRGELAVLRHPGDVRAAVFSPDGTRVATASVDGAVRVWRVEEQGEPILLQSDSGFVNAVAFSPDGGLVVSAHADGSVRLWRADGKGGMRLAGHTGEILTVAFSPDGMWVVTASRDGTARVRRTDGEGLPLDLLGHGDEVLSARFSADGEQVVTASRDGTARVWRWRAQPQALTLRRRAGAVQGLAFSPSGELLATAHADGTARVWRLDGSMTKVLLKGHGAELRMVSFSPEGERVLTASVDGTARVWRTDGSGEPVVLYGHTGRVVTAVFSPDGARVVTASWDGTARVWQADGSGEPVVLHGHTEFLRSAAFSPDGARVVTASDDGTARVWRADGSGAPVVLQGHQGRVVMAAFSSDSERVVTASEDGTAWVWRADGQGKPVVLKGHEQAVVSAEFSPDGTRVLTASHDKTARVWSAEGVGEPVVLRGHTARFDSRGTRVVTASGDGAVRVWPVDGSGEPLVLTGHGDRVMGAVFSAKGDMLAIASSDGSARVWRLGVDMLRERLHQMTSASLELRQRQRYLGETLEEAREAHARNPTPIENSTESERYSSLRRRKRS, encoded by the coding sequence GTGGCCCCAAGCCCCCTGGAGCTGACGCTGCACTTGGTCTCCGGCGAGCGCACCCGCGACGCCGACCGGTTCCTCTTCCAGGCGCGGGACTACCTGCGCCTCCGAGAGGAGGGCACCTCCGTGCGCGCCTCGTTCCCCTGGGAGCGAGCCCTGGAGGATCTGTCCAACCTGGGCTCCAGCCGCCCCAGCCCCAATGCCGCCCAGCGGCTGGGAGAGCTGCTGCGTGCTTTCCTCGCGCCTCTGGGGTGGGCCCAGGACGAGCAGCGCCTGCGGCAGGCCGTGGAGGCGGGGAGGCTCGTGCGGCTCACGCTGAGGCTGGAGCCTGCCGAGCTGTGCGTGCTCCCTTGGGAGCTGCTCACGCTGGAGTCCACGGGCCAGGCTCTGAGTGATCTCGACGGCCTGACGCTCTGCTACGAGCGGCCCGGGACGCAGACCCACCCGGCGCAGCCCTCGCCTCCGCCTGCGGGGGGCCGCATCCTCTTCGCCTGGGCGGGGGATGTGCCCGCAGCGGCACACCAGCGCGCCCTCGTGGAGGTCTGCGCCCAGGCAGGGTACCGCTTCGATCCGAGCCGGGACGTGCTTCCTCATGTGAGCCTCGCCTCGCTCGAGCAGGCCTTGAGGGACAGTGAGGAGCCCATCGGCGCGCTCCACCTGCTGTGCCATGGCGTTCCCTCCGAGCCCGGGGCCTACGGCCTGGCCTGGAACTCCTCTCGAATGGAGGGAGAGGGGGAGGTGGTGGATGCCGCCTCGCTGCGCGCCGTGCTTGAACCGCACGCCGGGCATGTCCGCATGGTGGTGCTGTGCGCCTGCCGCGGAGGGGATGCGGGGCTCCCCGGCAACCACCTGGGCAGCCCGGCCCGCGAGCTGCACCGCGCGGGGCTCTCCACGGTGGTTGCCTCCCGGCTGCCGCTCTCCAAGGTGGGCTCCGTCACCTTCACCCGTGTGCTCTATGGGGAGCTGCTCGGACACCACGTATCGCTGGAGCAGGCGCTGGCCGAGGCTCGCAAGGCGCTGCGGCTCGAGGGGGCGCGGATGGATGGAGCCTCGCTCCAGCTCTACGCCCACGCCGGAGATGGGCCGGACCTGCGCCCGTTCATCTTCCCGCCGTACTGCGGCCTGCGGCCATTCGAGCCGGGGGATCATCGGCGCTTCTTCGGCCGTGAGGCGCTGCGCCAGACACTGCACCAGCGGGTGGAGGCCGCTGCGGAAGGACGGGCCCCTGCCTTGGTGGTGATGGCCGGCGCCTCCGGGAGTGGCAAGTCCTCGCTGCTTCGGGCCGGGCTGTTGCCGGAGCTGTCTCCCGAGCGCTGGGAGGTGACCCGGGTACGCGCGGGAGAGGCGGGAGCGCTGGAGGTGGTGCGCTCGGCGCGGGCGTCTCCGGGCAAGCACCGGCTCCTGGTGGTGGATCCACTGGACGAGGCCTTCACGCGGCTGGCCGAGGGCGAGCGCGGAGAGCTGCTGCGCGCGCTATGGGAGGCCTCGCAGGAGCCCACGCGGGGCACGGTGGTGCTCGCCACGCTGCGGGTGGACTACCTGGGGCGCTGCGCGGAGGTGCGCTTGGGGGAGGGCGGTCCCCGATTGGACGCGGTGCTCTTCGAGGGCGGGCGCCTGCTGCTGGTGCCGGAGATGACGGCGGAGGAGCTGCGCGACGCCATCGAGCGTCCCGCGTGGCAGCAAGGGCTCTCGCTGGAGGAGGGCCTGACGGAGCGGCTCCTGCAGGAAGTGGAGCGCCAGCCGGGCGGCCTTCCGCTGCTGGCGCACACGCTGGAGCGGCTGTGGCGGATGCGCGAGGGGCGATGGCTCAAGCACAGCGCGTACCGGGCGCTGGGCGGGGTGGCCGGAGCGCTGGCCCAGGAACTGGACCGGCTGTTCCTGGGGCTGGGCGAGGAGGAGCGCCACCAGGTGCGTCGGCTGCTGGTGGAACTGGTGGATGTGCGGGAGGGGTCAGCCCCCTTCACCTGCCAGCGCGTGGAGAGGGAGCGGGTGCGGCCCATGGGGGAGCAGGCGCGCCGCGCCTTCGACACGGCGCTGGGGCGGCTGGTGGAGGGCCGGGTGCTGGTGCTCGGCGGCGGCGCGGAGGAGGAGGGCGAGGTCTTCATCGAAGTGGCCCACGAGGCGTTGCTGCGCCATTGGGGGCCCCTGGCGGAGTGGATCCGCGAGGGCCAGGAGCGCCGGCGCAGGCGGCTGGAGCTGCGCGTGGCGGCGGAGGCCTGGGGTGACCACCAGGGGGCGGAGCACGCGGAGGACTATCTCTTGCGAGGCCGGCGCCTGGAGGAGGCGCTGGAGTTCCTGCTTGCCCATCCGGACGAGCTGGACGAGCGGGTGTTCCCGTTCATCAACGCGAGCCGGGAGCGGGAGGAGCGGCTCGCGCGGGAGGCGCGCCGGCACCAGGAGCGGCTGCAGGACTTCGCCCGGCTGATCGTGGCGGACAAGCTGCGGCGGGAGGACCCCACGGCGGCCCTGCTGGTGCTGTTGGAGGTGCGCGAGCCCGAGCAGCACCTGGCGTGGACGCAAGCGGCGCTGGAGGTGCTGCAGCAGCCACTCGCCTCCGCGGTGCTGCGAGGGCACCGAGGGCCGGTGCGCGCCGCGGCGTTCAACCGGGATGGGACGCGGGTGGTGACGGCGTCTCGGGATGGAACAGCGCGGGTGTGGCGCGCGGATGGGACGGGCGAGCCCACGGTGCTCGAAGGGCACAGCGGCGAGGTGCTGGTGGCGGCCTTCAGCCCGCTCGGGAAGCGGGTGGTGACGGCCTCGGCGGACCGCACGGCCCGGCTGTGGTGGTTGGAGGGCGGCCCGGGGGCACCGCTCGAGGGGCACGTGGGCGAGGTGGTGGCAGTGGCGTTCAGCCCGGATGGCGAGCGGGTGGTGACAGCGTCGCGGGATGGGACAGCGCGGGTGTGGCGCACGGATGGGATGGGCGTGCCGGTGGTGCTCCGGGGCCACGAGCAGGGCGTAGTGGCCGCGGCCTTTGACGGCACGGGCGCGCGGCTGGTGACGGCGTCGCGGGATGGGACGGCGCGGGTGTGGCACGCGGATGGGCGTGGCGAGCTGGCGGTGCTGCGCCACCCGGGAGATGTGCGCGCCGCGGTCTTCAGCCCGGATGGGACGCGGGTGGCCACGGCCTCGGTGGACGGAGCGGTGCGGGTGTGGCGCGTGGAGGAGCAGGGCGAGCCGATTCTGCTGCAGAGCGACTCCGGCTTCGTGAACGCGGTGGCCTTCAGCCCGGACGGAGGGCTGGTGGTGAGCGCGCACGCGGATGGGTCGGTGCGCCTGTGGCGGGCGGATGGGAAGGGAGGGATGCGGCTGGCGGGACACACGGGGGAGATCCTCACGGTGGCCTTCAGCCCGGACGGCATGTGGGTGGTGACGGCCTCGCGGGATGGGACGGCGCGGGTGCGGCGCACGGACGGGGAAGGCCTGCCCCTGGACTTGCTGGGGCACGGGGACGAGGTGCTGTCCGCGCGGTTCAGCGCGGATGGGGAGCAGGTGGTGACGGCCTCACGGGATGGGACGGCGCGGGTGTGGCGGTGGCGCGCGCAGCCCCAGGCGCTCACGCTGCGCCGCCGAGCGGGCGCGGTGCAGGGCTTGGCCTTCAGCCCGAGCGGGGAGCTGCTGGCGACGGCGCATGCGGATGGCACGGCGCGGGTGTGGCGGCTGGATGGCTCCATGACCAAGGTGTTGCTCAAGGGGCATGGGGCGGAATTGAGGATGGTGTCCTTCAGCCCGGAGGGGGAGCGGGTGCTGACGGCCTCCGTGGATGGGACGGCGCGGGTGTGGCGCACGGACGGCAGCGGAGAGCCGGTGGTGCTCTATGGGCACACGGGCCGGGTGGTGACGGCGGTGTTCAGCCCGGACGGGGCGCGGGTGGTGACGGCCTCGTGGGATGGGACGGCACGGGTGTGGCAGGCGGACGGGAGTGGAGAGCCCGTGGTGCTTCACGGGCACACGGAGTTCCTGCGGAGCGCGGCCTTCAGCCCGGACGGGGCGCGGGTGGTGACGGCCTCGGATGACGGAACGGCTCGCGTGTGGCGTGCGGACGGCAGCGGTGCGCCCGTGGTGCTCCAGGGACATCAAGGCCGGGTGGTGATGGCGGCGTTCAGCTCGGACAGCGAGCGGGTGGTGACAGCGTCAGAGGACGGGACGGCGTGGGTGTGGCGCGCGGATGGCCAAGGCAAGCCGGTGGTGCTCAAGGGGCACGAGCAGGCGGTGGTGAGCGCGGAGTTCAGTCCGGACGGGACGCGGGTGCTGACGGCCTCGCACGACAAGACGGCGCGGGTGTGGTCCGCGGAGGGAGTGGGGGAGCCGGTGGTGCTCCGGGGACATACGGCCCGGTTCGATTCCCGAGGCACGCGGGTGGTGACGGCCTCGGGAGATGGGGCGGTGCGGGTGTGGCCGGTGGATGGGAGCGGTGAGCCCCTGGTGCTGACCGGCCATGGGGACCGCGTGATGGGAGCAGTCTTCAGCGCGAAGGGGGACATGCTGGCCATCGCTTCGAGCGACGGCTCCGCGCGCGTGTGGAGGCTGGGCGTGGACATGCTGCGCGAGCGGCTGCACCAGATGACGAGCGCGAGCCTGGAGCTCCGTCAGCGCCAGCGCTACCTGGGCGAGACGCTCGAGGAGGCCCGGGAAGCCCACGCTCGCAACCCCACTCCTATCGAGAACAGCACCGAGTCGGAGCGGTACAGCTCCTTGCGCCGCAGGAAGCGCTCGTAG